In Sphingomonas sp., a single window of DNA contains:
- a CDS encoding NADP-dependent isocitrate dehydrogenase: MAKIKVATPVVEIDGDEMTRIIWEWIRERLILPYLDIDLKYYDLSVQKRDETNDQITIDSANAIKQYGVGVKCATITPDEQRVEEFSLKKMWKSPNGTIRNILGGVIFREPIVISNVPRLIPGWTKPIVVGRHAFGDQYKATDFKVPGKGKLTMKWEGENGETIEHEVFDFPQAGVAMGMYNLDESIRDFARASMNYALGRNWPLYLSTKNTILKAYDGRFKDIFAEVFETEFKDQFQSAGIVYEHRLIDDMVASALKWHGEFVWACKNYDGDVQSDQVAQGFGSLGLMTSVLMTPDGKTIEAEAAHGTVTRHYRQHQQGKATSTNPIASIFAWTGGLKYRGKFDNTPEVTRFAETLERVCIETVESGKMTKDLALLIGPDQAWMTTEQFFEAIRVNLETAMGSWQ, translated from the coding sequence ATGGCGAAGATCAAGGTAGCAACGCCCGTCGTGGAGATCGACGGCGACGAAATGACGCGGATCATCTGGGAATGGATCCGCGAGCGCCTGATCCTTCCGTACCTCGATATCGATCTGAAGTATTACGACCTCTCGGTGCAGAAGCGCGACGAGACCAACGACCAGATCACCATCGATTCGGCCAATGCGATCAAGCAGTACGGCGTCGGCGTGAAGTGCGCGACGATCACCCCGGACGAGCAGCGCGTCGAGGAATTCAGCCTCAAGAAGATGTGGAAGTCGCCCAACGGCACGATCCGCAACATCCTGGGCGGCGTGATCTTCCGCGAGCCGATCGTGATCTCGAACGTCCCCCGCCTGATCCCGGGCTGGACCAAGCCGATCGTCGTCGGCCGTCACGCCTTCGGCGATCAGTACAAGGCGACCGACTTCAAGGTGCCCGGCAAGGGCAAGCTGACCATGAAGTGGGAAGGCGAGAATGGCGAGACGATCGAGCACGAGGTGTTCGACTTCCCGCAGGCCGGCGTCGCCATGGGCATGTACAATCTCGATGAGTCGATCCGCGATTTCGCGCGCGCCTCGATGAACTATGCGCTGGGCCGCAACTGGCCGCTGTACCTGTCGACCAAGAACACGATCCTCAAGGCCTATGACGGCCGCTTCAAGGACATCTTCGCCGAGGTGTTCGAGACCGAGTTCAAGGATCAGTTTCAGAGCGCCGGCATCGTCTACGAGCATCGCCTGATCGACGACATGGTCGCCTCGGCACTCAAGTGGCACGGCGAATTCGTCTGGGCCTGCAAAAACTATGACGGCGACGTCCAGTCGGACCAGGTCGCGCAGGGCTTCGGCTCGCTGGGCCTGATGACCTCGGTTCTGATGACCCCGGACGGCAAGACGATCGAGGCGGAAGCGGCGCACGGCACCGTCACCCGCCACTATCGCCAGCACCAGCAGGGCAAGGCGACCTCGACCAACCCGATCGCTTCGATCTTCGCCTGGACCGGCGGCCTCAAGTATCGCGGCAAGTTCGACAACACCCCCGAGGTGACCCGCTTCGCCGAGACGCTGGAGCGCGTGTGCATCGAGACCGTCGAGAGCGGCAAGATGACCAAGGATCTCGCGCTGCTGATCGGCCCGGATCAGGCCTGGATGACCACCGAGCAGTTCTTCGAAGCGATCCGTGTCAACCTCGAAACCGCGATGGGCAGCTGGCAGTAA
- the recJ gene encoding single-stranded-DNA-specific exonuclease RecJ produces the protein MSPALNVHRSILGQPWRWRGLAADARDPGFAPDDLVTQLLLTRGVDRADLERHRTPSIRAFMPDPSIFRDMDRAAERLADAVEAREQVAIFGDYDVDGATSAALLILLLRELGLEATPYIPDRLMEGYGPSGEALVRLKQQGHGLIVTVDCGAQAFEALAMARDAQAEVIVVDHHKCATELPVAHALVNPNRLDEGEGAEHGHLAAVGVAFLLGAALVRTLRARGYFAKRAEPRLLDLLDIVALGTVADVAQLKGLNRAFVAQGLKVMAQRRNIGIAALIEVSRLTRAPTCTDLGFALGPRINAGGRVGKSDLGVRLLTTRDPSEARAIAAELDLLNEERRAIEAEVQAAAESLCLVGGDRMVALVAGDGWHPGVIGIVAGRLKEKFGRPALVIALGEDGIGKGSGRSIPGVDLGAAVLAAKDAGLLIAGGGHAMACGVTVAAEGVEALAAFLEDRLAERIAVARGERALLLDAVLSPAGVNPMLVEAMEAGGPYGMGWPAPRIAAGPLRVIKADVVGTGGHVRAIVAGADGRSLKAVAFRQAESDLGQALLSAPAHRHLWLAGRAKIDTWGSRPAAELHIEDAAWAD, from the coding sequence ATGTCCCCTGCCCTCAATGTTCACCGTTCGATCCTCGGCCAGCCCTGGCGCTGGCGCGGGCTCGCCGCCGACGCGCGCGACCCCGGTTTTGCCCCTGACGATCTCGTCACCCAGTTGCTGCTCACCCGCGGCGTCGATCGCGCCGATCTCGAGCGCCACCGCACCCCCAGCATCCGCGCCTTTATGCCGGACCCATCGATCTTTCGCGACATGGATCGCGCTGCCGAGCGCCTTGCCGACGCCGTGGAAGCGCGCGAGCAGGTCGCGATCTTCGGCGACTACGACGTCGACGGCGCCACCTCCGCTGCGCTGCTGATCCTGCTGCTCCGCGAACTCGGGCTCGAGGCGACCCCCTACATCCCCGACCGACTGATGGAAGGCTATGGTCCGTCGGGCGAGGCGCTCGTTCGGCTCAAGCAGCAGGGCCATGGGCTGATCGTCACGGTCGATTGCGGCGCACAGGCATTCGAAGCGCTGGCAATGGCGCGCGACGCGCAGGCCGAGGTGATCGTCGTCGACCATCACAAATGCGCGACCGAACTTCCCGTTGCCCACGCGCTGGTGAACCCGAACCGGCTCGATGAGGGCGAGGGCGCCGAACACGGTCATCTCGCCGCGGTCGGCGTCGCCTTCCTGCTCGGTGCGGCGCTGGTGCGGACGCTGCGTGCGCGTGGCTATTTCGCCAAGCGCGCCGAACCGCGGCTGCTCGACCTGCTCGACATCGTGGCGTTGGGCACGGTGGCGGACGTGGCGCAGCTCAAGGGGCTCAACCGTGCCTTCGTCGCGCAGGGCCTCAAGGTGATGGCGCAGCGGCGCAACATCGGCATCGCGGCGCTGATCGAGGTATCGCGGCTCACCCGTGCGCCAACCTGCACCGATCTCGGTTTCGCGCTGGGGCCGCGGATCAACGCCGGCGGCCGCGTCGGCAAGTCCGATCTTGGCGTGCGGCTGCTCACCACCCGCGACCCTTCCGAGGCCCGCGCGATCGCCGCCGAACTCGATCTGCTCAACGAGGAGCGCCGCGCGATCGAAGCGGAGGTGCAGGCGGCGGCCGAATCGCTTTGCCTGGTCGGCGGCGACCGGATGGTCGCGCTCGTCGCGGGCGATGGCTGGCACCCCGGGGTGATCGGTATCGTCGCCGGGCGGCTGAAGGAGAAATTCGGCAGGCCCGCACTGGTGATCGCGCTCGGTGAGGACGGGATCGGCAAGGGCTCGGGCCGGTCGATCCCCGGCGTAGACCTGGGTGCGGCGGTGCTCGCCGCCAAGGATGCCGGGCTGCTGATCGCGGGCGGCGGACACGCGATGGCATGCGGCGTGACGGTAGCAGCCGAGGGCGTGGAGGCGCTTGCCGCGTTTCTCGAGGATCGGCTTGCCGAGCGAATCGCCGTTGCACGCGGCGAACGCGCGTTGCTGCTCGACGCCGTGCTGAGCCCGGCCGGGGTAAACCCGATGCTGGTGGAGGCGATGGAGGCCGGCGGGCCCTATGGGATGGGCTGGCCGGCGCCGCGAATCGCTGCGGGTCCGCTGCGGGTGATCAAGGCGGATGTCGTTGGCACCGGCGGCCATGTCCGCGCGATCGTCGCGGGCGCGGACGGGCGTAGCCTGAAAGCGGTTGCGTTCCGCCAGGCCGAGTCGGATCTGGGCCAGGCGCTGCTCTCCGCACCTGCACATCGCCACCTGTGGCTGGCCGGGCGTGCCAAGATCGACACCTGGGGAAGCCGCCCAGCAGCAGAATTACACATCGAAGATGCAGCATGGGCCGATTGA